The following coding sequences are from one Bactrocera dorsalis isolate Fly_Bdor unplaced genomic scaffold, ASM2337382v1 BdCtg189, whole genome shotgun sequence window:
- the LOC105229365 gene encoding enhancer of mRNA-decapping protein 4 homolog isoform X3, with protein sequence MLISVITIIALLKNSLQRFRGRGYSNSYLPSISRAKGIKMSTKYMGEKAVNPTSEGIPSDTVSSCSIINFKADDSQCSYEIATRNVNIVVSPGNHDHGSSKVKLKNIVDYKWELKNYPGHLIAVHMDGKHIAYVINVNNKVSRVEGMVRVVKAQTVLRALIKGMSGEVLDLQFAHIERERILASIDMNALYIHKIDLVDDNLQCSLVVKIEDPLANYTPKFDKISWCPFIDVPGEDDEDSQLIVWARGSTLQCFNINVIITEYGMGVIHPNDISMGYLKVYDELSTVSWVALSPDGSTLGVASIDGVIRFYQVYMHDKEPRCLHQWTPHNGKPISSFFFLDNLTRNVSETYWKYAITGAANNTEFKVWDCSTWECLQSLNFTTASEETKLPRFIVEIDRTSSYLVISSLDTRTCYIMQIVNNSNISLAKGSDSESNNNLANISISSSSSVGSSKSQSKNLRHLVYIKSISEFPLSSGILSFSIVDAAVRRYKCGNDNYMCEEFDDYDEETNSTYCVVVRMFIVQSKSMQECRILYQPSVTENTEVRSTLSDDSDGVSASKDSSLLDSVRSCINSAGGVKGGAIGYTNSTNSNNIQHTLIKTEQVDEEIVKHKNYNETNSLETILGIAAVPSTNVTNKINIQTATPSSVVAGAATSAITDDVTYNRSCSASPQSSNTSFTQINLMTPDAFSTNLNDKKTPDCVSSEVLNTILMLAGVAGQTPAPKAESLNILNLVNNKIIEDQEHQKLQLKQSLDPQKKFIVISHNSGRNVDNVASGGSSPSREVQEIMSLQENESGDDELIEETDSTEKVDNQTKPTEIDKTELIAPKCHSTTSIPNWPKGSDTRKATPKQSTELQNAASLISQAVNASSNILNNNVGASTLNSTVSGSNNNSEGKVIESNTDMMELNGKMNQLIELVKIQSMQINHLQAEVSSMRKANPMTSTKSMSEFSFKLEMQLSKLMEQYLKRYENEHKKKLSAFMAGRDQQNRELRDSFIQIMNQYILTHFGEVVSKVINIEIQRQLVPMLSAKIDHVQQQLQIDVSQKLNTFDLMLNENISQICKSKNIIDTIGKSVLVGIQGSLEAAFIESMSSSLIPAYEKSSQHMFKQLHDAFCVGIKEFMEQFDNYLQHLQPMQDSTEEVLNKFSGFRQHLDSILLKHRNAVTEAMLETRKDVKGLEIILSRQIHETIRSEIRRCFENQTTAIRSQTNTPAPMYDAKDTIKLLLHQGQFNKAFHQALLANDLNLVEYTLKNADHTAVFTPDCCLEQKVLLSLIQQISADMSNHNELKQNYLADALLAINPMDSITREHAPKVLQELFRNCQIFLVNNPKNQQCSNVRMLMKAVQTYMDQF encoded by the exons atgttaataTCGGTGATCACAATAATTGCGCTTTTAAAGAATTCTTTACAACGATTTCGAGGGCGTGGTTATTCAAATTCATACCTTCCTTCAATAAGTCGGGCCAAGGGAATTAAAATGAGCACCAAATATATGGGGGAAAAAGCTGTCAATCCTACGTCAGAGGGAATACCAAGCGATACAGTTTCCAGTTGTAGCATCAT CAATTTTAAAGCGGATGATAGTCAATGTAGCTACGAAATCGCAACaagaaatgtaaatattgtGGTCAGTCCTGGCAATCATGACCATGGTTCTTCAAAAGTCAAACTAAAGAACATTGTGGATTACAAGTGGGAATTGAAGAACTATCCTGGTCATTTAATAGCGGTACATATGGACGGAAAACATATTGCATATGTCATAAACG ttaataaCAAAGTATCGCGTGTGGAGGGTATGGTTCGTGTTGTAAAAGCTCAGACGGTATTGCGAGCTCTCATCAAAGGAATGTCCGGTGAAGTCCTTGATTTACAATTCGCACATATAGAAAGAGAACGTATACTAGCTTCAATTGATATGAATgccctatatatacataaaatagaCCTTGTCGACGACAATTTACAATGCAGTTTGGTTGTCAAAATAGAGGATCCATTGGCAAATTATACTccaaaatttgacaaaatatcatGGTGTCCTTTTATTGATGTTCCCGGTGAAGATGATGAAGATAGTCAATTAATTGTGTGGGCGAGGGGTTCGACGTTACaatgttttaatataaatgttatAATAACGGAATATGGA aTGGGCGTTATACATCCAAATGATATTTCGATGGGTTATCTTAAAGTCTACGATGAATTGAGTACCGTAAGTTGGGTAGCCCTTTCTCCTGATGGATCAACTTTAGGCGTTGCCAGTATTGATGGTGTCATCCGTTTCTATCAAGTTTATATGCACGACAAGGAGCCTCGTTGTTTACATCAGTGGACACCTCATAATGGGAAACCTAtttcctctttctttttcttagaCAATTTAACTAGGAATGTTTCCGA AACTTATTGGAAATATGCTATCACAGGTGCTGCTAATAATACGGAATTTAAAGTTTGGGATTGCAGTACTTGGGAGTGTCTACAATCACTTAACTTTACCACAGCGTCTGAAGAAACAAAATTACCACGTTTTATTGTCGAAATTGATCGAACATCTTCCTATTTGGTTATTTCGAGTCTAGATACACGTACTTGTTACATCATGCAAATTGTAAATAACAGTAATATATCATTAGCTAAAGGATCTGATAGTGAGAGTAACAATAATTTGGCAAATATCAGCATTAGTAGCAGTAGTAGTGTTGGTAGTTCCAAATCTCAGTCGAAAAATTTACGTCATCTTGTATATATAAAGAGCATATCTGAGTTTCCACTGAGTTCTGGAATTCTATCATTTTCAATAGTCGATGCGGCTGTAAGACGGTATAAATGTGGAAACGATAATTATATGTGCGAGGAATTTGATGACTACGATGAAGAAACTAATTCTACATATTGTGTAGTAGTGCGAATGTTTATCGTACAATCGAAGAGCATGCAGGAATGTCGTATATTATATCAGCCGTCTGTTACTGAAAATACAGAAGTGCGGAGCACTTTATCCGATGATAGTGATGGAGTAAGCGCTTCCAAAGATTCATCTCTCTTAGATAGTGTAAGAAGTTGCATTAATAGTGCAGGTGGTGTGAAAGGTGGTGCAATCGGTTATACAAATAGTACGAATTCGAATAATATACAACACACTCTTATAAAAACTGAACAAGTAGATGAAGAGAttgtaaaacataaaaattataacgagACCAATTCTTTGGAAACAATACTCGGTATTGCTGCAGTTCCATCAACTAACgttactaataaaataaatattcaaacagCTACGCCTTCTTCAGTTGTTGCTGGAGCAGCAACTTCTGCAATAACGGACGACGTAACTTATAATAGGTCTTGTTCTGCGTCTCCTCAATCAAGCAATACAAGTTTTACCCAAATAAATCTTATGACACCGGATGCATTCAGTACTAATTTAAATG ataaaaaaaccCCTGATTGTGTTAGTTCAGAAGTGTTGAATACGATTTTAATGTTAGCTGGTGTAGCGGGACAAACGCCAGCCCCAAAAGCagaaagtttaaatattttgaacttggtaaataacaaaataatcgaAGACCAAGAACATCAAAAATTGCAATTGAAACAATCTTTAGATCCACAGAAAAAGTTCATAG TAATCAGCCACAATTCCGGTCGTAACGTTGACAATGTAGCCAGCGGAGGTTCTAGTCCCAGCCGAGAGGTCCAAGAAATAATGTCTTTACAAGAAAATGAAAGTGGCGATGATGAATTGATTGAAGAGACTGATAGTACAGAAAAGGTGGATAATCAAACAAAGCCTACCGAAATTGATAAGACAG AATTGATTGCTCCTAAATGTCATTCAACAACCAGTATTCCGAACTGGCCTAAAGGATCAGATACCCGTAAGGCTACACCAAAGCAATCAACTGAGCTACAAAATGCTGCTAGTTTAATTTCACAGGCAGTAAATGCGTCATCCAATATACTTAATAATAATGTCGGTGCCTCTACTCTTAATAGTACTGTCAGCGGTAGCAATAACAATTCGGAAGGTAAAGTGATTGAAAGCAACACAGACATGATGGAGTTAAATGGAAAAATGAATCAGTTAATTG aACTTGTTAAAATCCAGTCAATGCAAATAAATCATTTGCAAGCCGAAGTGAGTAGTATGAGGAAGGCAAATCCAATGACATCTACAAAGAGTATGTctgaattttcatttaaacttgAAATGCAACTATCTAAACTGATGGAACAATATCTAAAGCGTTATGAAaatgaacacaaaaaaaagttatctgCTTTTATGGCCGGACG AGATCAACAAAATAGAGAGTTACGTGACAGTTTTATTCAGATTATGAATCAATATATTTTGACACACTTTGGCGAAGTTGTATCAAAAgttattaatattgaaattcaacGTCAGTTAGTACCGATGTTATCTGCAAAAATTGATCatgtgcaacaacaattgcaaatagATGTCAGTCAGAAGCTAAACACATTTGATTTAATgctgaatgaaaatatttcgcaAATTTGTAAAAGCAAA aacataATTGATACTATTGGTAAATCCGTTTTGGTGGGTATACAGGGTAGTTTAGAAGCTGCATTTATTGAATCTATGTCCAGTTCGTTAATACCTGCTTATGAAAAGTCATCTCAACACATGTTCAAGCAACTGCACGATGCCTTTTGTGTTGGAATAAAAGAAT TTATGGAACAGTTTGATAACTATCTGCAACATTTGCAACCTATGCAAGACTCTACAGAAGAGGTGCTTAATAAATTTTCGGGTTTTCGTCAGCACTTGGATTCCATATTACTCAAACATCGCAATGCTGTGACAGAAGCCATGCTTGAGACAAGAAAGGATGTAAAAGGACTAGAAATAATTTTGTCCCGACAAATACATGAAACTATTCGTTCTGAG ATAAGGAGATGTTTTGAAAATCAAACAACTGCGATACGTTCTCAAACTAATACACCAGCTCCGATGTATGATGCGAAAGACACTATAAAACTATTGCTGCATCAAGGACAATTCAATAAAGCATTTCATCAAGCCCTGCTTGCAAATGATTTGAACTTAGTAGAATACACCCTCAAAAACGCTGACCATACCGCAGTCTTTACACCAGATTGCTGTTTGGAACAGAAAGTTTTATTATCGCTTATTCAACAGATATCGGCCGACATGAGTAATCACAATGAATTAAAGCAAAA TTATTTAGCTGATGCTTTACTCGCTATTAATCCAATGGATTCAATTACGCGTGAACATGCACCAAAAGTATTGCAAGAATTATTCCGTAATtgccaaatatttttggtaaataatCCTAAAAATCAACAATGCAGCAACGTGCGTATGCTAATGAAAGCCGTTCAAACATATATGGATCAATTTTAA
- the LOC105229365 gene encoding enhancer of mRNA-decapping protein 4 homolog isoform X2 has protein sequence MKLSNSLQRFRGRGYSNSYLPSISRAKGIKMSTKYMGEKAVNPTSEGIPSDTVSSCSIINFKADDSQCSYEIATRNVNIVVSPGNHDHGSSKVKLKNIVDYKWELKNYPGHLIAVHMDGKHIAYVINVNNKVSRVEGMVRVVKAQTVLRALIKGMSGEVLDLQFAHIERERILASIDMNALYIHKIDLVDDNLQCSLVVKIEDPLANYTPKFDKISWCPFIDVPGEDDEDSQLIVWARGSTLQCFNINVIITEYGMGVIHPNDISMGYLKVYDELSTVSWVALSPDGSTLGVASIDGVIRFYQVYMHDKEPRCLHQWTPHNGKPISSFFFLDNLTRNVSETYWKYAITGAANNTEFKVWDCSTWECLQSLNFTTASEETKLPRFIVEIDRTSSYLVISSLDTRTCYIMQIVNNSNISLAKGSDSESNNNLANISISSSSSVGSSKSQSKNLRHLVYIKSISEFPLSSGILSFSIVDAAVRRYKCGNDNYMCEEFDDYDEETNSTYCVVVRMFIVQSKSMQECRILYQPSVTENTEVRSTLSDDSDGVSASKDSSLLDSVRSCINSAGGVKGGAIGYTNSTNSNNIQHTLIKTEQVDEEIVKHKNYNETNSLETILGIAAVPSTNVTNKINIQTATPSSVVAGAATSAITDDVTYNRSCSASPQSSNTSFTQINLMTPDAFSTNLNDKKTPDCVSSEVLNTILMLAGVAGQTPAPKAESLNILNLVNNKIIEDQEHQKLQLKQSLDPQKKFIVISHNSGRNVDNVASGGSSPSREVQEIMSLQENESGDDELIEETDSTEKVDNQTKPTEIDKTVCIELIAPKCHSTTSIPNWPKGSDTRKATPKQSTELQNAASLISQAVNASSNILNNNVGASTLNSTVSGSNNNSEGKVIESNTDMMELNGKMNQLIELVKIQSMQINHLQAEVSSMRKANPMTSTKSMSEFSFKLEMQLSKLMEQYLKRYENEHKKKLSAFMAGRDQQNRELRDSFIQIMNQYILTHFGEVVSKVINIEIQRQLVPMLSAKIDHVQQQLQIDVSQKLNTFDLMLNENISQICKSKNIIDTIGKSVLVGIQGSLEAAFIESMSSSLIPAYEKSSQHMFKQLHDAFCVGIKEFMEQFDNYLQHLQPMQDSTEEVLNKFSGFRQHLDSILLKHRNAVTEAMLETRKDVKGLEIILSRQIHETIRSEIRRCFENQTTAIRSQTNTPAPMYDAKDTIKLLLHQGQFNKAFHQALLANDLNLVEYTLKNADHTAVFTPDCCLEQKVLLSLIQQISADMSNHNELKQNYLADALLAINPMDSITREHAPKVLQELFRNCQIFLVNNPKNQQCSNVRMLMKAVQTYMDQF, from the exons ATGAAACTTTCG AATTCTTTACAACGATTTCGAGGGCGTGGTTATTCAAATTCATACCTTCCTTCAATAAGTCGGGCCAAGGGAATTAAAATGAGCACCAAATATATGGGGGAAAAAGCTGTCAATCCTACGTCAGAGGGAATACCAAGCGATACAGTTTCCAGTTGTAGCATCAT CAATTTTAAAGCGGATGATAGTCAATGTAGCTACGAAATCGCAACaagaaatgtaaatattgtGGTCAGTCCTGGCAATCATGACCATGGTTCTTCAAAAGTCAAACTAAAGAACATTGTGGATTACAAGTGGGAATTGAAGAACTATCCTGGTCATTTAATAGCGGTACATATGGACGGAAAACATATTGCATATGTCATAAACG ttaataaCAAAGTATCGCGTGTGGAGGGTATGGTTCGTGTTGTAAAAGCTCAGACGGTATTGCGAGCTCTCATCAAAGGAATGTCCGGTGAAGTCCTTGATTTACAATTCGCACATATAGAAAGAGAACGTATACTAGCTTCAATTGATATGAATgccctatatatacataaaatagaCCTTGTCGACGACAATTTACAATGCAGTTTGGTTGTCAAAATAGAGGATCCATTGGCAAATTATACTccaaaatttgacaaaatatcatGGTGTCCTTTTATTGATGTTCCCGGTGAAGATGATGAAGATAGTCAATTAATTGTGTGGGCGAGGGGTTCGACGTTACaatgttttaatataaatgttatAATAACGGAATATGGA aTGGGCGTTATACATCCAAATGATATTTCGATGGGTTATCTTAAAGTCTACGATGAATTGAGTACCGTAAGTTGGGTAGCCCTTTCTCCTGATGGATCAACTTTAGGCGTTGCCAGTATTGATGGTGTCATCCGTTTCTATCAAGTTTATATGCACGACAAGGAGCCTCGTTGTTTACATCAGTGGACACCTCATAATGGGAAACCTAtttcctctttctttttcttagaCAATTTAACTAGGAATGTTTCCGA AACTTATTGGAAATATGCTATCACAGGTGCTGCTAATAATACGGAATTTAAAGTTTGGGATTGCAGTACTTGGGAGTGTCTACAATCACTTAACTTTACCACAGCGTCTGAAGAAACAAAATTACCACGTTTTATTGTCGAAATTGATCGAACATCTTCCTATTTGGTTATTTCGAGTCTAGATACACGTACTTGTTACATCATGCAAATTGTAAATAACAGTAATATATCATTAGCTAAAGGATCTGATAGTGAGAGTAACAATAATTTGGCAAATATCAGCATTAGTAGCAGTAGTAGTGTTGGTAGTTCCAAATCTCAGTCGAAAAATTTACGTCATCTTGTATATATAAAGAGCATATCTGAGTTTCCACTGAGTTCTGGAATTCTATCATTTTCAATAGTCGATGCGGCTGTAAGACGGTATAAATGTGGAAACGATAATTATATGTGCGAGGAATTTGATGACTACGATGAAGAAACTAATTCTACATATTGTGTAGTAGTGCGAATGTTTATCGTACAATCGAAGAGCATGCAGGAATGTCGTATATTATATCAGCCGTCTGTTACTGAAAATACAGAAGTGCGGAGCACTTTATCCGATGATAGTGATGGAGTAAGCGCTTCCAAAGATTCATCTCTCTTAGATAGTGTAAGAAGTTGCATTAATAGTGCAGGTGGTGTGAAAGGTGGTGCAATCGGTTATACAAATAGTACGAATTCGAATAATATACAACACACTCTTATAAAAACTGAACAAGTAGATGAAGAGAttgtaaaacataaaaattataacgagACCAATTCTTTGGAAACAATACTCGGTATTGCTGCAGTTCCATCAACTAACgttactaataaaataaatattcaaacagCTACGCCTTCTTCAGTTGTTGCTGGAGCAGCAACTTCTGCAATAACGGACGACGTAACTTATAATAGGTCTTGTTCTGCGTCTCCTCAATCAAGCAATACAAGTTTTACCCAAATAAATCTTATGACACCGGATGCATTCAGTACTAATTTAAATG ataaaaaaaccCCTGATTGTGTTAGTTCAGAAGTGTTGAATACGATTTTAATGTTAGCTGGTGTAGCGGGACAAACGCCAGCCCCAAAAGCagaaagtttaaatattttgaacttggtaaataacaaaataatcgaAGACCAAGAACATCAAAAATTGCAATTGAAACAATCTTTAGATCCACAGAAAAAGTTCATAG TAATCAGCCACAATTCCGGTCGTAACGTTGACAATGTAGCCAGCGGAGGTTCTAGTCCCAGCCGAGAGGTCCAAGAAATAATGTCTTTACAAGAAAATGAAAGTGGCGATGATGAATTGATTGAAGAGACTGATAGTACAGAAAAGGTGGATAATCAAACAAAGCCTACCGAAATTGATAAGACAG tatgtatAGAATTGATTGCTCCTAAATGTCATTCAACAACCAGTATTCCGAACTGGCCTAAAGGATCAGATACCCGTAAGGCTACACCAAAGCAATCAACTGAGCTACAAAATGCTGCTAGTTTAATTTCACAGGCAGTAAATGCGTCATCCAATATACTTAATAATAATGTCGGTGCCTCTACTCTTAATAGTACTGTCAGCGGTAGCAATAACAATTCGGAAGGTAAAGTGATTGAAAGCAACACAGACATGATGGAGTTAAATGGAAAAATGAATCAGTTAATTG aACTTGTTAAAATCCAGTCAATGCAAATAAATCATTTGCAAGCCGAAGTGAGTAGTATGAGGAAGGCAAATCCAATGACATCTACAAAGAGTATGTctgaattttcatttaaacttgAAATGCAACTATCTAAACTGATGGAACAATATCTAAAGCGTTATGAAaatgaacacaaaaaaaagttatctgCTTTTATGGCCGGACG AGATCAACAAAATAGAGAGTTACGTGACAGTTTTATTCAGATTATGAATCAATATATTTTGACACACTTTGGCGAAGTTGTATCAAAAgttattaatattgaaattcaacGTCAGTTAGTACCGATGTTATCTGCAAAAATTGATCatgtgcaacaacaattgcaaatagATGTCAGTCAGAAGCTAAACACATTTGATTTAATgctgaatgaaaatatttcgcaAATTTGTAAAAGCAAA aacataATTGATACTATTGGTAAATCCGTTTTGGTGGGTATACAGGGTAGTTTAGAAGCTGCATTTATTGAATCTATGTCCAGTTCGTTAATACCTGCTTATGAAAAGTCATCTCAACACATGTTCAAGCAACTGCACGATGCCTTTTGTGTTGGAATAAAAGAAT TTATGGAACAGTTTGATAACTATCTGCAACATTTGCAACCTATGCAAGACTCTACAGAAGAGGTGCTTAATAAATTTTCGGGTTTTCGTCAGCACTTGGATTCCATATTACTCAAACATCGCAATGCTGTGACAGAAGCCATGCTTGAGACAAGAAAGGATGTAAAAGGACTAGAAATAATTTTGTCCCGACAAATACATGAAACTATTCGTTCTGAG ATAAGGAGATGTTTTGAAAATCAAACAACTGCGATACGTTCTCAAACTAATACACCAGCTCCGATGTATGATGCGAAAGACACTATAAAACTATTGCTGCATCAAGGACAATTCAATAAAGCATTTCATCAAGCCCTGCTTGCAAATGATTTGAACTTAGTAGAATACACCCTCAAAAACGCTGACCATACCGCAGTCTTTACACCAGATTGCTGTTTGGAACAGAAAGTTTTATTATCGCTTATTCAACAGATATCGGCCGACATGAGTAATCACAATGAATTAAAGCAAAA TTATTTAGCTGATGCTTTACTCGCTATTAATCCAATGGATTCAATTACGCGTGAACATGCACCAAAAGTATTGCAAGAATTATTCCGTAATtgccaaatatttttggtaaataatCCTAAAAATCAACAATGCAGCAACGTGCGTATGCTAATGAAAGCCGTTCAAACATATATGGATCAATTTTAA